A stretch of Lysinibacillus agricola DNA encodes these proteins:
- the secA2 gene encoding accessory Sec system translocase SecA2, which yields MFSIFKSNKEQTSARQLKRYYKIVEQINNLEEKYVNKSDAELREMTFIFKDRLQQDESIASIIPDAFAVVREASKRVLGMRHFDVQLIGGLVLTEGNIAEMPTGEGKTLVASLPSYVRALEGKGVHVITVNDYLAKRDYELVGQIHRFLGLTVGLNLPMMEADEKKEAYNADITYGVGTEFGFDYLRDNMAYSLADKVQRPYHFAIIDEVDSVLIDEAKTPLIIAGKMPSNDELHRISSMLAKRFKVDEDYDFDDETKATSLTDKGIEKVEAAFNIDNLYDLEHQSLFHYVIQAVRAHVMFERDVDYIVKDDKIELVDMFTGRILEGRSLSNGLHQAIEAKENVTITDENKAQAQITIQNYFRMYPKLSGMTGTAKTQEKEIREVYGMEVIQIPTNRPRQRVDQPDIIFNKQEDKYKYVAAETKRRHEKGQPVLVGTTSILQSETVADCLKKEGLKFQLLNAKTVEQEVELISQAGQKGRITVATNMAGRGTDIVLGEEVHALGGLYVIGTEKHESRRVDNQLRGRSGRQGDVGESRFILSIEDDMFRRYAKEEVEKFSAKMVVNEEGIIQNKDAQELINRTQRIVEGSQYGMREYNLKLDDVINDQRTVIYGLRDKILAGKDLMDELKKMLRETVEFAVLDAAPEEVNSIEWNYDQMESSLNSLFITSVTIDREVGKVKQILADVQPSEQELLNHIEKFAENEQVIEVLPQIMLSYIDSGWVKHLEVMAHLKEGIGLRHYQQEDPMRIYQREGLELFGKNFQELRRSIIIEITGFMKTIEAQQEEQ from the coding sequence ATGTTCTCAATTTTCAAAAGTAATAAAGAGCAAACGAGTGCTCGTCAATTGAAACGCTACTATAAAATAGTAGAACAAATTAATAATCTTGAAGAAAAATATGTCAATAAGTCAGATGCGGAATTACGAGAAATGACTTTTATTTTCAAAGATCGCTTACAACAAGATGAGTCTATTGCATCCATCATCCCAGACGCATTTGCTGTTGTACGCGAAGCCTCAAAACGTGTATTAGGAATGCGTCATTTTGATGTACAGCTTATTGGTGGTCTTGTTTTAACTGAAGGCAATATCGCTGAAATGCCTACAGGTGAAGGTAAAACGCTTGTTGCTTCCCTTCCCTCATATGTACGTGCATTAGAAGGCAAAGGTGTCCATGTTATTACTGTCAATGATTACCTAGCTAAACGTGACTATGAGCTCGTTGGACAGATTCATCGTTTCCTTGGCTTAACAGTTGGTTTAAATTTACCAATGATGGAGGCAGACGAGAAAAAGGAAGCCTATAATGCAGATATTACATATGGTGTTGGGACTGAATTCGGTTTCGATTACTTGCGTGATAATATGGCATACAGCTTAGCTGATAAAGTACAGCGTCCTTATCACTTCGCCATTATTGATGAAGTAGATAGTGTACTAATCGATGAGGCAAAAACACCACTGATTATCGCTGGTAAAATGCCATCTAACGATGAATTACATCGCATCTCATCTATGTTAGCTAAACGCTTCAAAGTAGATGAAGATTATGATTTTGATGATGAAACAAAAGCTACTTCCCTAACAGATAAAGGTATTGAAAAAGTTGAGGCTGCATTCAATATAGATAATCTGTATGACTTAGAGCACCAATCACTTTTCCATTATGTTATCCAAGCTGTTCGTGCTCATGTCATGTTTGAACGTGATGTTGATTACATCGTAAAGGATGACAAAATCGAGCTTGTTGATATGTTCACAGGTCGTATTTTAGAAGGTCGTTCACTATCAAATGGCTTACATCAAGCGATTGAAGCAAAAGAAAATGTAACGATTACCGACGAAAATAAAGCACAGGCACAAATTACAATTCAGAACTATTTCCGTATGTATCCGAAGCTTTCTGGGATGACGGGTACTGCGAAAACACAGGAAAAAGAAATTCGAGAAGTGTACGGCATGGAAGTTATTCAAATTCCAACCAATCGTCCACGTCAACGTGTCGATCAGCCCGATATTATTTTTAACAAACAAGAAGATAAATATAAGTATGTAGCAGCTGAAACTAAACGTCGTCACGAAAAGGGACAACCTGTCTTAGTTGGGACAACGTCCATACTGCAATCTGAAACAGTTGCCGATTGCTTGAAAAAAGAAGGCTTAAAATTCCAATTGCTAAACGCTAAAACAGTGGAACAAGAGGTTGAGCTTATTTCTCAAGCAGGTCAAAAAGGTCGTATTACGGTAGCTACCAATATGGCTGGTCGTGGTACAGATATCGTATTAGGCGAAGAAGTTCATGCACTTGGAGGTCTATATGTCATCGGTACCGAAAAGCATGAAAGCCGCCGTGTAGATAATCAGCTTCGTGGTCGTTCAGGCCGTCAAGGTGACGTAGGTGAAAGCCGCTTCATTCTCTCTATTGAAGATGATATGTTCCGCCGTTACGCAAAAGAAGAAGTTGAAAAATTCTCAGCAAAAATGGTTGTCAATGAAGAAGGCATTATTCAAAATAAAGATGCTCAAGAACTCATTAACCGTACACAACGAATTGTTGAGGGCTCCCAATACGGTATGCGTGAATACAACCTAAAATTAGACGATGTTATCAATGACCAACGTACAGTTATTTATGGTCTACGTGACAAAATCTTAGCTGGTAAAGACTTAATGGACGAGCTAAAAAAAATGCTTCGTGAAACGGTTGAGTTTGCTGTTCTCGACGCTGCACCGGAAGAAGTTAATTCTATTGAATGGAATTATGATCAAATGGAGAGTTCACTTAACTCACTTTTCATTACGTCTGTCACAATTGACCGAGAAGTGGGCAAAGTAAAACAAATTTTAGCTGACGTTCAACCTTCAGAACAAGAACTGCTCAATCATATAGAGAAATTCGCAGAAAATGAACAAGTAATAGAAGTTCTTCCACAAATCATGCTTAGTTACATAGATAGTGGCTGGGTGAAACACTTGGAAGTAATGGCTCATTTAAAAGAAGGTATTGGTTTACGTCATTACCAACAAGAAGATCCAATGCGAATTTACCAACGTGAAGGACTTGAGTTATTCGGTAAGAATTTCCAAGAATTACGTCGTTCTATTATTATAGAGATTACTGGCTTCATGAAAACAATTGAGGCACAACAGGAGGAACAATAA
- the brnQ gene encoding branched-chain amino acid transport system II carrier protein, with amino-acid sequence MKNIMLFIKENLAVGLLLFALFLGAGNIIFPPLLGQQAGEYITPAMIGFLITGVGLPLLAIVAVAKAGGDLQLLANRVGPIFGVIFTSIVYLAIGPFFAVPRTGSVSYEIGIAPFLPEAAADHWAPLFITSILFFALILCLAINPTKLIDRVGKILTPVLLLVILLLAVKSFVSPMGEPGTAIGKYTVSPFSEGFVQGYLTMDVLSALVFGIVILQALRGMGMSDTKKQVKTTIFAGIVAAIGLSFVYISLGHIGNTSIDAIGISDNGGIIIAKSAEVLFGKLGSIILSVTILLACISTAVGLLNANAQFFNKLFPRISYKTFIVIFTILSMAITNIGLSTIISASLPVLLIIYPLAMVLMVLSLVDNFFKGGQIVYILALIPTFFVSLYDGLKEMNIKIAPYESILKALPFYEQSLGWLVPAIIGALIGLIIHKLIKK; translated from the coding sequence ATGAAAAACATAATGCTTTTCATCAAAGAGAATTTAGCAGTAGGTTTACTTTTGTTTGCTCTGTTTTTAGGTGCTGGAAATATTATCTTCCCACCATTATTAGGTCAACAAGCTGGTGAGTATATTACGCCAGCAATGATTGGTTTCTTAATAACAGGTGTTGGTTTACCTTTATTAGCAATCGTTGCTGTTGCGAAAGCGGGTGGCGACCTACAATTACTTGCGAATCGTGTCGGCCCTATCTTTGGTGTTATTTTTACATCCATCGTTTATTTAGCGATTGGACCATTTTTTGCAGTACCTCGTACAGGCTCTGTGTCCTATGAAATTGGGATTGCACCATTTCTTCCAGAGGCAGCAGCTGATCATTGGGCACCACTTTTCATTACTTCTATATTGTTTTTTGCCTTAATACTATGCCTAGCTATTAATCCTACAAAGCTTATAGATCGCGTGGGGAAAATTTTAACACCTGTTCTATTGCTCGTTATTTTATTATTAGCTGTTAAAAGCTTTGTTTCTCCAATGGGTGAACCTGGGACAGCAATAGGTAAATACACTGTATCACCTTTTTCTGAAGGCTTTGTTCAAGGCTACTTAACAATGGATGTACTGAGCGCACTCGTTTTCGGTATCGTTATTTTACAAGCGTTGCGCGGCATGGGGATGTCAGATACTAAAAAGCAAGTAAAAACGACGATTTTCGCGGGAATTGTTGCCGCTATTGGCTTATCATTTGTCTACATCTCACTTGGCCATATTGGTAACACTAGTATTGATGCGATTGGCATTTCTGATAATGGCGGTATTATTATTGCAAAATCAGCTGAAGTGCTTTTCGGTAAACTCGGGAGTATTATCCTATCTGTTACAATTTTACTAGCTTGTATATCTACTGCTGTAGGTTTATTAAATGCTAATGCTCAGTTTTTTAACAAGCTATTTCCAAGAATCTCGTATAAAACATTTATAGTCATTTTCACTATTTTAAGCATGGCCATTACGAACATTGGTCTTTCCACAATTATTAGTGCATCACTGCCTGTATTATTAATTATCTATCCACTTGCAATGGTGTTAATGGTATTGTCGCTTGTCGATAACTTCTTTAAAGGTGGACAAATTGTTTATATTTTAGCATTAATTCCAACATTCTTTGTAAGTTTGTATGATGGTTTGAAGGAAATGAATATTAAAATTGCGCCATACGAGAGCATATTAAAAGCTTTACCATTTTACGAGCAAAGTCTAGGATGGCTTGTACCTGCAATTATCGGCGCGCTTATCGGCTTGATTATTCATAAGCTTATAAAAAAATAG
- a CDS encoding N-acetylmuramoyl-L-alanine amidase, whose amino-acid sequence MNLKKISLILCVLFISASMFTIHSESVMADTTTNVTFADISKNHEAYEEINYLVNLGVIQGYFVNGKRVFGPNESVTREQVAKMVVVASGNKPLVVNKSSFSDVTVGTEMSGYIERAIQLGFFSTNTQGKFLPKKAITRDEMSYVLTKAFNLDTSEYENIDSPFADVGITHPYVKYVNTIYYNGITNGSGEKYLPNNTVTRAHFSLFVARAKNEKYRLELPVKGTSVPDTKEVIGLVKVTTDGLNIRKTPDSSSNTNIVGTVNKGGKLSVYEVEGKWLKVSYKGAFAYLYKDYAQYLDTDGNELGSVQKEVTSKGAINLYVKPTSSSKIIQTIKANEKLPVYKTVGGYHLTQVNGLPGYIVANSTTETNTEEKPDPTPTPPTASGDVIGRATVGNLNVRSEANATSTVLFKLNKGDSVKVNEIKGYWAKIEYNGKAGYVHKSYLKLLNQNGKPLQNRIIILDPGHGGKDPGTVLGSNNEKSITLKVSTLVKQKLENAGAKVYMTRTGDTFPTLQGRVDFTNANYGEIFVSVHVNSASNVSASGTETYYAISPGDMYQEDIDLGTFVNNQIVNNLNMKNRGVKQFPYYVINNMSIPSILVELGFLTNDGDRQKLTNDESVNKFADSIYNGIEQYYKKQ is encoded by the coding sequence TTGAATCTTAAAAAAATTAGTCTTATTTTGTGCGTCTTATTCATTTCAGCTTCTATGTTTACTATACATAGTGAAAGTGTAATGGCAGATACAACTACAAATGTAACATTTGCAGATATCTCCAAAAATCATGAAGCTTATGAAGAAATCAATTATTTAGTAAATTTGGGTGTTATCCAAGGATATTTTGTAAATGGGAAAAGAGTCTTTGGCCCAAATGAGTCTGTAACACGCGAACAAGTGGCAAAAATGGTTGTCGTTGCCTCTGGCAATAAACCATTAGTTGTAAACAAATCAAGTTTTTCGGATGTAACAGTAGGTACTGAAATGTCAGGCTATATCGAACGTGCCATCCAATTAGGATTCTTTTCAACGAATACACAAGGCAAGTTCTTACCAAAAAAGGCTATAACTCGTGATGAAATGAGTTATGTATTAACGAAGGCATTTAACTTGGACACAAGTGAATATGAAAACATAGATTCACCATTTGCTGACGTAGGTATTACACACCCTTACGTTAAATATGTAAATACAATTTACTATAATGGTATCACAAATGGTAGTGGTGAAAAGTATTTACCAAATAATACAGTTACACGTGCACACTTTTCATTATTTGTAGCACGTGCAAAAAACGAGAAATATCGTTTAGAGCTACCTGTTAAAGGGACATCTGTACCTGATACAAAAGAGGTTATTGGGCTAGTCAAAGTGACGACAGATGGTCTAAATATCCGCAAAACACCAGATAGTTCATCAAATACTAACATTGTTGGTACAGTCAATAAAGGTGGCAAACTATCAGTATATGAAGTTGAGGGTAAATGGCTAAAAGTATCATATAAAGGTGCATTTGCTTATCTTTATAAAGATTATGCACAATATTTAGATACAGATGGCAATGAATTAGGGTCTGTCCAAAAAGAAGTGACATCAAAAGGCGCTATTAACTTATACGTTAAACCAACTTCTTCATCAAAAATCATTCAAACTATTAAAGCGAATGAAAAATTACCAGTTTACAAAACTGTTGGCGGTTATCATTTAACGCAAGTAAATGGTTTACCAGGTTACATTGTAGCGAACAGCACAACAGAAACGAATACAGAAGAGAAACCTGATCCAACTCCAACTCCACCTACAGCTTCAGGAGATGTAATAGGACGAGCAACTGTTGGAAACCTAAATGTCCGTAGTGAAGCAAATGCAACTTCTACAGTGCTATTTAAGCTTAACAAAGGCGACTCTGTTAAAGTTAACGAAATTAAAGGTTATTGGGCAAAAATCGAATACAATGGTAAAGCAGGTTATGTTCATAAATCTTATTTAAAATTATTAAATCAAAACGGCAAACCGTTGCAAAATCGTATTATTATCCTAGATCCAGGTCATGGTGGCAAGGATCCAGGCACAGTACTAGGTTCTAACAATGAAAAAAGCATTACATTAAAAGTGAGCACACTTGTTAAGCAAAAGCTTGAGAATGCTGGCGCAAAAGTGTACATGACTCGTACTGGTGATACGTTCCCTACTTTACAAGGTCGAGTAGATTTTACAAATGCAAACTATGGTGAGATTTTCGTGAGTGTGCATGTAAACTCTGCTTCCAATGTCTCAGCATCAGGTACTGAAACATATTATGCTATTTCACCAGGCGATATGTATCAGGAGGATATTGATTTAGGCACTTTTGTAAATAATCAAATTGTAAACAATTTAAATATGAAGAATCGTGGCGTTAAACAATTTCCATACTATGTAATTAATAATATGAGCATTCCATCAATTTTAGTGGAACTCGGCTTTTTAACAAATGATGGGGATCGCCAAAAATTGACAAATGATGAATCCGTAAATAAATTTGCAGATTCTATCTATAACGGAATTGAGCAATACTACAAAAAGCAATAA
- a CDS encoding S41 family peptidase, translated as MKKVLWSFVFVLSFFIFPFTNASAASNEQQLVKEIKEIITENYVGTINGNLQKAKTIDEIIDMLDPYSTYFTQQEFEEFMNSINLSTIGIGVVIEEHEDGIHILQVIENSGAFDGGVVAGDIIIAINGETIVGRSTQETSSLLIGDEGTQVTLTLQHENGTTSTKAITRKKFTLPNVQSELLFGNVGYISMSSFSEDGAQLVKKELIQLQQRGATSFIFDLQNNGGGYVATMEELAGLFPNAKIAYLLEEAHASYKVRVISQDVKFPLDTRILVNRYSASASEMLSASLQDQHSAILYGETTYGKGAMQGFYELRDGSYLKLTVGKFTGPSGHTIHEVGVKPNIETKTPPIFQAHYDALKTQYTNYKELTSLKNVSDPKKLTVKIPFALPSQLSEDKVQLIALGANEVPITAKVDGRSLIVTPSKPLSPGQEYMLLVHPKTQKANKVQKGFYLHITMKN; from the coding sequence ATGAAAAAAGTATTGTGGTCTTTCGTATTTGTTCTAAGCTTTTTCATCTTTCCATTTACAAACGCTTCTGCTGCAAGCAATGAACAACAGCTTGTAAAGGAAATCAAGGAAATTATTACGGAAAATTATGTTGGGACTATCAATGGTAATTTGCAAAAAGCTAAAACTATTGACGAAATCATTGATATGCTAGACCCATATTCAACATATTTTACGCAACAAGAATTTGAGGAATTTATGAATAGCATTAATCTATCAACAATTGGGATTGGTGTAGTTATCGAAGAACATGAAGATGGCATTCATATTTTACAAGTAATCGAGAATAGTGGAGCCTTTGATGGTGGTGTCGTGGCTGGAGACATTATTATTGCAATTAATGGGGAAACCATCGTCGGGCGTTCAACACAGGAAACTTCTTCCCTATTGATTGGTGATGAAGGTACTCAAGTTACCCTTACATTACAACATGAAAATGGCACAACTTCTACTAAAGCCATTACACGCAAAAAATTCACCTTACCAAATGTACAATCTGAATTACTTTTTGGGAATGTAGGTTATATATCGATGTCATCTTTCTCTGAAGATGGTGCACAACTCGTGAAGAAAGAGCTTATTCAATTACAACAGCGTGGCGCTACATCATTTATTTTTGATTTACAGAATAATGGTGGAGGTTATGTCGCAACCATGGAGGAACTTGCTGGTCTATTCCCAAATGCTAAAATCGCCTATTTACTAGAAGAAGCCCATGCCTCTTATAAAGTTCGTGTAATCTCTCAAGATGTAAAATTCCCATTAGATACACGTATTCTCGTCAATCGATATAGTGCAAGTGCATCTGAAATGTTATCTGCCTCTCTTCAGGATCAGCATTCTGCCATTTTATATGGTGAAACAACATATGGTAAGGGTGCCATGCAAGGCTTTTATGAACTACGTGATGGAAGCTACTTAAAGCTGACTGTCGGTAAATTTACAGGTCCTTCTGGTCATACAATTCATGAAGTAGGCGTGAAACCAAATATTGAAACAAAAACGCCACCTATTTTTCAAGCTCATTATGATGCACTCAAAACACAATATACAAATTATAAAGAGCTTACAAGCTTGAAAAATGTTTCGGATCCTAAAAAATTAACTGTGAAAATCCCTTTTGCACTTCCTTCACAACTGTCTGAGGATAAGGTTCAGCTAATTGCTTTAGGCGCTAATGAAGTGCCTATTACAGCTAAAGTAGATGGTCGTTCATTAATTGTAACCCCATCAAAACCTTTATCTCCAGGGCAAGAATATATGCTCCTTGTCCATCCAAAGACACAAAAAGCTAACAAAGTGCAGAAAGGTTTTTATCTGCATATAACAATGAAAAATTAA
- a CDS encoding S-layer homology domain-containing protein: MKKLSILMMLMTLVSLLIWQPQMAYADELSGHMHQDGLRYLISKDALKQDANGSYRPNDTVTRGEFATYIAKSLDLETKGNITFTDVPDTYLFATDIKLAATAGIITGYTDGSFKPNARISREHMAVMLIRAVDYLKIPKGTPSTTFKDNAAIFKDFRQDVAIGAELGLIKGSSNGLFLPKDNATIGEASTFVLRLIRLADDVKNNGGNTSNNGNNGNTGNTGNNGNNGNTGNNGETGNGNSIKFIVKEISNGSLVGNQGFSSFDTAEKALTKNTLVITQNDKIMKMSSGYVVTNDYVALKSETIKDQISVAANTEMQYLSSDATQVKVSLAGHVGYLKHADVTLIPSALSKGRSYYTNENGEIKHTLYDYKSNKYSSSYVYGKAPDFMKQGEKYFSWNGINFTNASGSSKGEAYNYYQFLPARAETQYSAAELDNYIMQKLAELESSGASLYKNATKKSKLIGLGKVLKEVEANDHINAMLILSLAQHESAYGMSPHAQDLNNLFGLYVYDTNPLNKKFDSVAANINELVDKFLQPNYITPGGPYTNGAVVGSKEVGFNVKYASDPFWGAKIAGHYYRTEKALGFKDAKNPYKIGLTTTAGLNVRPDASTSQSPLYTFNKSGMPVIVTDTNVNGWYQVLSDKLHPEPAYINKDYVKFINTVK; this comes from the coding sequence ATGAAAAAACTATCAATTTTAATGATGCTAATGACACTTGTTAGCTTGCTCATTTGGCAACCCCAAATGGCATATGCTGATGAACTATCAGGGCATATGCATCAAGATGGTCTACGCTATTTAATTTCCAAAGATGCATTAAAGCAAGATGCAAATGGAAGCTATCGTCCAAATGACACTGTCACACGCGGTGAATTTGCTACTTACATAGCAAAGTCTTTAGACCTTGAGACAAAAGGTAACATTACGTTTACAGATGTCCCAGATACATATTTGTTTGCAACAGATATTAAACTTGCCGCTACTGCTGGGATTATCACAGGTTATACAGATGGTTCATTTAAGCCAAATGCACGTATTTCAAGAGAGCATATGGCAGTTATGCTGATTAGAGCTGTTGATTATCTAAAAATCCCTAAAGGTACGCCATCCACTACTTTTAAGGATAATGCAGCTATTTTTAAAGACTTCCGCCAAGACGTTGCGATTGGAGCAGAATTAGGGCTTATTAAAGGTAGCTCGAACGGCTTATTTTTACCAAAAGATAATGCCACAATTGGCGAGGCATCTACATTTGTACTACGCTTGATACGTCTAGCGGACGATGTTAAAAATAATGGTGGCAATACTAGTAATAATGGTAACAACGGAAATACTGGCAATACAGGGAATAACGGCAATAACGGAAATACAGGGAATAACGGTGAAACTGGTAATGGCAACTCTATTAAGTTCATCGTAAAAGAAATTTCAAATGGCAGTCTTGTTGGGAACCAAGGCTTTTCTAGCTTTGATACTGCCGAAAAAGCTTTGACAAAAAATACACTTGTCATTACGCAAAATGATAAAATTATGAAAATGTCATCTGGTTATGTTGTAACTAATGATTATGTAGCACTTAAATCAGAAACAATTAAAGATCAAATCTCTGTTGCTGCTAATACAGAAATGCAGTATTTAAGCAGTGATGCGACACAAGTAAAAGTTAGTTTAGCAGGTCATGTTGGGTATTTAAAACATGCCGATGTCACTTTAATCCCATCTGCTTTAAGTAAAGGCCGTTCTTACTATACAAACGAGAATGGTGAGATTAAACATACTTTATATGATTATAAATCAAATAAATATTCTTCTAGCTATGTGTACGGAAAAGCACCAGACTTCATGAAGCAAGGCGAAAAGTACTTTAGCTGGAATGGCATTAATTTCACAAATGCTAGTGGCTCATCGAAAGGTGAAGCCTATAATTACTATCAATTTTTACCTGCACGTGCGGAAACTCAATATTCAGCAGCAGAACTAGATAATTACATTATGCAAAAGTTAGCTGAGCTTGAAAGTTCTGGGGCTAGTCTTTATAAGAATGCGACAAAGAAAAGTAAGTTAATCGGTTTAGGGAAAGTTTTAAAAGAAGTCGAAGCAAATGATCACATTAATGCCATGCTTATTTTATCGCTTGCCCAGCATGAGAGCGCATATGGTATGAGTCCCCATGCTCAAGATCTCAACAACTTGTTTGGTTTATATGTATATGACACGAATCCACTAAATAAAAAGTTTGATAGTGTTGCAGCCAATATTAATGAGCTTGTTGATAAGTTCTTGCAGCCAAATTACATTACACCAGGCGGTCCTTACACAAATGGTGCAGTAGTTGGCTCTAAGGAAGTCGGTTTTAACGTGAAGTATGCATCTGATCCATTTTGGGGTGCTAAAATCGCTGGACACTACTACCGTACTGAAAAAGCTTTAGGCTTTAAAGATGCAAAAAATCCATACAAAATTGGCCTTACGACAACAGCAGGTCTAAATGTTCGTCCAGATGCATCAACAAGTCAAAGTCCACTTTACACATTTAATAAAAGCGGTATGCCCGTTATTGTAACCGATACAAATGTTAATGGTTGGTATCAGGTACTTTCTGATAAACTCCACCCGGAACCAGCCTATATCAATAAAGACTATGTTAAATTCATTAATACCGTGAAGTAG
- a CDS encoding C40 family peptidase, whose translation MKKTKKLRILALSTIATSFLALQTAEAATYTVQKGDTLSKIAQNHQVTIQDIKSWNNLMNDTIYVAQKLEISKQSTNETVKPSNPSTTKPTTPSKPTNVSYTVVKGDTLSKIAKQYNVTQKEIKDWNGLTADTIFIGQVLKLTSVATIPDGETIHNGGTSGAGTPSVNSNDPSANGQAIYKKTIEVANTLVGTPYLYGGNTPEGLDCSGFIYYAFNQGGLKIGRDSSEGYFYGKTTQVKNPVAGDLVFFENTYKAGISHMGIYLGNNKFIHAGSNGVEISDVTYSYWSTKLVAYKRFDAVK comes from the coding sequence ATGAAAAAGACAAAAAAATTGAGAATCCTTGCTTTAAGCACTATTGCTACTTCATTTTTAGCACTACAGACCGCAGAAGCAGCGACCTATACCGTACAAAAAGGAGATACTTTATCTAAAATCGCCCAAAACCATCAAGTAACAATACAAGACATAAAAAGTTGGAACAATTTAATGAATGATACGATTTATGTAGCGCAAAAACTTGAGATTTCAAAACAATCTACTAATGAAACAGTAAAACCTTCAAATCCATCAACAACAAAACCAACAACTCCATCAAAGCCAACAAATGTTTCCTATACAGTAGTTAAAGGTGATACATTATCAAAAATTGCTAAGCAATATAATGTGACACAAAAGGAAATTAAAGATTGGAATGGACTTACGGCAGACACTATTTTCATTGGACAGGTATTAAAATTAACTTCAGTAGCTACAATACCTGACGGCGAAACAATACATAATGGCGGAACTTCAGGTGCGGGAACACCATCAGTAAATTCTAATGATCCTTCAGCTAATGGACAAGCTATTTATAAGAAAACGATAGAAGTAGCTAATACATTAGTCGGAACGCCGTATCTTTATGGTGGTAACACACCAGAAGGCCTTGATTGCAGTGGCTTTATCTACTATGCCTTTAATCAGGGTGGCTTAAAAATAGGAAGAGACAGTAGCGAAGGATATTTTTATGGTAAAACAACACAAGTTAAAAATCCGGTAGCGGGAGATTTAGTATTTTTCGAGAATACGTATAAAGCTGGAATATCTCATATGGGTATTTATCTTGGTAATAATAAATTTATCCATGCAGGTTCAAATGGTGTTGAAATCTCGGATGTTACGTACTCTTACTGGTCTACAAAATTAGTAGCTTATAAACGATTCGACGCTGTGAAATAA
- a CDS encoding accessory Sec system S-layer assembly protein has product MGLFSFFKKSDKIVQENTIDSKDLLGNATTNSGDNRDVETKLSFHPDWDVPQEQKYIFNFLSNELEPLKPNQLSLSSISIEENKRKWLVRAFFRSSLPQAIELGEIELFIMDKNDELVASKKFDFKALGTIPAESARPWVFEFEKSTIKVDEVPEDGWKIAFNLVSLRGHQLELDPSWEKQLPAAQKEELAKIVDTLPKLGETEVNFTGLQAKLADNGNLNVSIFIRNGHNKAINLEQLPLEIVDATGKQIANGSFTMDPVLTVQPNSTKPWTFVFPAELVDAKDADLSRWTARVTQ; this is encoded by the coding sequence ATGGGCTTATTTTCATTCTTTAAAAAATCGGACAAAATCGTTCAAGAAAACACAATTGACTCAAAAGACTTACTAGGAAACGCTACAACGAATTCAGGCGACAATCGTGATGTTGAGACAAAGCTTTCATTCCATCCAGATTGGGATGTACCACAGGAGCAAAAATACATTTTCAACTTCCTTTCAAATGAGCTAGAACCATTGAAACCAAATCAATTATCTCTTTCTTCTATTAGTATTGAAGAAAACAAACGTAAATGGCTTGTTCGTGCATTTTTCCGCTCATCCTTACCACAAGCAATCGAGCTAGGTGAAATTGAACTTTTCATTATGGATAAAAATGACGAGCTTGTAGCATCTAAAAAATTCGATTTTAAAGCACTTGGCACAATTCCAGCAGAAAGCGCTCGCCCATGGGTGTTCGAATTTGAAAAATCTACAATTAAAGTAGATGAAGTCCCTGAAGATGGTTGGAAAATTGCCTTCAATCTTGTTTCCCTTCGTGGTCATCAATTAGAATTAGATCCATCATGGGAAAAACAATTACCTGCAGCTCAAAAAGAAGAGCTAGCCAAAATCGTCGATACTTTACCAAAGTTAGGTGAAACTGAAGTAAACTTCACTGGCTTACAAGCAAAGCTGGCTGATAATGGCAATCTAAATGTATCGATTTTCATCCGTAACGGACACAATAAAGCTATTAATCTAGAACAATTACCGCTAGAAATTGTAGATGCAACAGGTAAACAAATTGCTAACGGTTCATTTACAATGGATCCAGTATTAACTGTACAACCAAACTCAACGAAGCCTTGGACATTTGTCTTCCCTGCAGAGCTTGTTGACGCAAAAGATGCAGATCTTTCTCGTTGGACAGCACGCGTAACACAATAA